One part of the Mariniflexile litorale genome encodes these proteins:
- a CDS encoding DUF5687 family protein, with amino-acid sequence MIRNFLSLEWKSFFRSASFGKGLAIKILMGFLALYFLLMFLGMGVVLYPGLKKMFPDKDPLTIVNSFLFYWIIGDLVFRFFFQKLPVIVVKPLLILPVKRKNIVNYVLGKSVTSFFNFLPLFAIIPFGATLIVKGYPVVSVLTWILTLILVTLIINFLNFIIESFSTEIELSFLPIIGVAGGLFALNYFNVISFSQIFANGFNAIYNTPVFIIIPVLILVGFYVINFRLLRKKLFLDSGLKEKVKEIQVSNLDWTKNFGAIAPFMQLDLKLIWRNKRTKSSVWMVLIGLLYGLFFYPQPTYQGMPWFFAFIGIFSTGIFLINFGQFIPAWDSGYYKLLMSQNIKYEQYLQSKFTLMALSVVILFVLGIPYVFFGWKILLTHFVAAIYNVGVNTHVILYGGSFNRKKIDLSQKAAFNYQGTGAVQWLIGIPLLLIPMGIFALFYFLIGFEIACLVLGILGVLGIVFHQKLMKGITAKYLQSKYKMIEAFNQNN; translated from the coding sequence ATGATTAGAAACTTTTTAAGTTTAGAATGGAAATCTTTTTTTAGGTCAGCAAGCTTTGGGAAAGGGTTGGCTATAAAGATACTCATGGGGTTTTTAGCTCTTTATTTTTTACTCATGTTTTTAGGTATGGGGGTTGTTTTATATCCCGGACTTAAAAAGATGTTTCCTGATAAAGACCCGTTAACCATTGTAAACAGTTTTTTGTTTTATTGGATTATTGGAGATTTAGTTTTTAGGTTTTTCTTTCAAAAGTTACCTGTAATAGTTGTAAAACCTTTGCTAATACTACCCGTTAAAAGGAAGAACATTGTAAATTATGTTTTAGGAAAATCGGTTACCTCTTTTTTTAATTTTTTACCGCTTTTTGCTATTATACCTTTTGGGGCTACTTTAATAGTAAAAGGCTATCCCGTAGTTTCAGTTTTAACTTGGATACTTACTTTAATACTCGTAACTCTCATAATTAATTTTCTAAATTTTATTATTGAAAGTTTTTCAACTGAAATAGAATTGTCCTTTTTACCCATCATAGGTGTTGCTGGAGGGTTGTTTGCGCTTAACTATTTCAATGTTATTTCGTTTTCTCAAATTTTTGCTAACGGATTTAATGCCATTTATAATACACCTGTTTTTATTATAATTCCCGTTTTAATTTTAGTAGGTTTTTATGTTATAAACTTTAGACTATTAAGAAAAAAACTGTTTTTAGATAGTGGATTAAAAGAAAAAGTAAAAGAAATACAGGTTTCAAACTTAGATTGGACAAAGAATTTTGGAGCTATTGCCCCGTTCATGCAGTTAGATTTAAAATTAATTTGGCGTAATAAACGCACCAAATCATCGGTTTGGATGGTATTAATAGGTTTATTGTATGGTTTGTTTTTCTACCCACAGCCTACTTATCAAGGCATGCCATGGTTTTTTGCATTCATCGGCATTTTTTCGACAGGTATTTTTTTAATTAATTTTGGACAATTTATTCCGGCTTGGGATAGCGGTTACTATAAACTGCTTATGAGCCAGAACATTAAATACGAGCAATATTTGCAGTCAAAATTCACGTTAATGGCACTTAGTGTTGTTATATTATTTGTTTTGGGTATTCCATATGTGTTTTTTGGTTGGAAAATTTTATTAACGCATTTTGTTGCAGCCATATATAATGTAGGTGTTAACACGCATGTTATTTTATATGGTGGCTCTTTTAACAGAAAAAAGATAGATTTAAGCCAAAAAGCAGCTTTTAATTATCAAGGCACTGGTGCGGTACAATGGCTTATCGGTATCCCGTTATTGCTTATTCCCATGGGAATATTTGCTTTATTTTATTTCTTAATTGGGTTTGAAATAGCCTGTTTAGTTTTAGGAATATTGGGTGTTTTAGGTATTGTGTTTCATCAAAAACTCATGAAAGGTATTACCGCGAAATATTTACAATCAAAATATAAAATGATTGAAGCTTTCAATCAAAACAATTAA
- a CDS encoding AtpZ/AtpI family protein: MDNKKEKDPKKQLKNAVVLTGIAFQMGITIYLFIMLGKWLDSKFSDGGKLFLIIGTLLGVAISLYVVLQQLKKFNN, translated from the coding sequence GTGGACAACAAGAAGGAAAAGGATCCGAAAAAACAGCTTAAAAATGCGGTAGTTCTTACTGGAATAGCATTTCAAATGGGTATAACTATTTACCTTTTTATTATGCTAGGTAAGTGGCTAGATTCCAAATTTTCTGACGGAGGAAAATTATTCTTAATTATTGGTACGCTGCTTGGTGTTGCCATTTCTCTTTATGTGGTGTTACAGCAGTTAAAGAAGTTTAATAATTAA
- a CDS encoding tetratricopeptide repeat protein, whose product MKIFFKAPLIFACSILLLISCSRKKDKFINRNFHAVTAEFNALYNGYNALEAGRNSLNDGYSDNYWDVLPIERMQISEEIVLPGQSKNENFNTAEEKAVKAIQKHSITIEGKEKNPQIDEAYLLLGKARYFDQRFVPALEAFNYILYKYPASDKINQAKIWREKTNMRLDNDELAIKNLKRLFKQEEPEGQDLADASSILAQAYLNIKSLDSAITQLEIASNTTKNDDERGRYRFIQGQLYNELGKKDSANLAFDKVIKLNRRTPRIYVISAHIEKIKNFDYEKGNKFELLELITELEENRENRPFLDKIYHQKAVYYLSNASDSLAITYFNKSLRTNSLDKILKAKNYEILGDMNFDKSLYQEAGNYYDSTMTSLVLNSKPYRIIKRKRDNLEDVIYYESIAKVNDSILNLVHLSKDERIAYFEVFIEQLKIQAGKAKEKAEAAERNKGLVTVNNTIGNQPLRTGTPTQTTMFYFYNPTTVAYGKNEFVKIWGDRVLEDNWRWSNKGNSGAEKNLSVNNILVTASEDELFDTEFYISKIPSEAKEIDSLSKDRNYAYYQLGLIYKEKFKEYELAKSKFQNLLKSNPEERLILPTKYNLYKIYELLGENSEAAITKTDIVSNYPESRYAIILTNPDSASEKDENSPESLYETLYQQYESHAYADVISKSEEYIYMFDGEPIVPKLELLKATALGRLYGLEAYRKAINHVAITYANTLEGKQAQNIEANVLPKLASSEFIQENDSITNNYKVVFTFENPKTGQVADFQKTLNEVLKKIRYYTLKSSIDVYNANTTFVIVHGLKNGQVAKTFNQLYTKEDQKKIKKSYFAITSANYQIIQIHKNLDAYLNTGITLNK is encoded by the coding sequence TTGAAAATATTTTTTAAAGCACCCTTAATTTTTGCCTGTTCTATTTTGCTGTTAATAAGTTGTTCAAGAAAAAAGGACAAATTTATTAACCGTAATTTTCATGCTGTTACAGCAGAATTCAATGCGCTTTACAATGGTTACAATGCCTTAGAAGCAGGTAGAAATAGTTTAAACGATGGATATTCTGACAACTACTGGGATGTTTTACCCATCGAGCGGATGCAAATCTCTGAAGAGATCGTGTTACCTGGACAATCTAAAAATGAAAATTTTAACACTGCTGAAGAAAAAGCAGTAAAAGCCATTCAGAAACATAGTATTACTATTGAAGGCAAAGAAAAAAATCCACAAATAGATGAGGCCTACTTGCTTTTAGGAAAAGCGAGATATTTTGACCAACGTTTTGTTCCTGCTTTAGAAGCGTTTAATTACATTCTTTATAAATACCCTGCAAGTGATAAAATAAACCAAGCTAAAATTTGGCGTGAAAAAACCAATATGCGTTTAGACAACGACGAGCTTGCTATAAAAAACCTAAAACGTTTATTTAAACAAGAAGAGCCAGAGGGTCAAGATCTGGCAGATGCTTCTTCTATCTTGGCACAAGCGTACTTAAATATCAAATCGCTTGATAGTGCTATTACACAATTAGAAATAGCATCTAATACCACAAAAAACGATGACGAACGGGGGCGTTATAGATTCATTCAAGGACAATTGTATAACGAATTAGGAAAAAAAGACAGTGCTAATTTGGCTTTTGATAAAGTTATAAAACTTAATCGCAGAACGCCTCGTATTTATGTGATAAGTGCCCATATCGAAAAAATTAAAAACTTCGATTATGAAAAAGGCAACAAGTTTGAGTTACTAGAGTTAATCACCGAATTAGAAGAAAATAGAGAGAATCGTCCGTTTTTAGATAAAATTTACCATCAAAAAGCAGTGTATTATTTGTCTAATGCATCCGACTCTTTAGCAATTACTTACTTTAATAAATCTTTAAGAACCAATTCTTTAGATAAAATTCTAAAAGCTAAAAATTACGAAATTCTTGGCGATATGAATTTTGATAAATCTCTTTATCAAGAAGCAGGAAACTATTACGATAGCACCATGACGAGTTTGGTTTTAAACTCTAAACCGTATCGTATTATAAAGCGTAAACGCGACAATTTAGAAGATGTTATTTATTATGAATCTATAGCCAAAGTAAACGACAGCATTTTAAACTTAGTTCATTTATCGAAAGACGAACGTATAGCTTATTTTGAGGTTTTTATTGAACAACTAAAAATTCAAGCAGGAAAAGCAAAAGAAAAAGCTGAAGCGGCAGAGCGAAACAAAGGCTTAGTAACTGTTAATAATACTATTGGCAACCAACCGTTGCGTACTGGAACGCCAACACAAACAACCATGTTTTATTTTTATAATCCAACCACAGTAGCCTATGGTAAAAATGAGTTTGTAAAAATTTGGGGCGATCGTGTCTTGGAAGATAATTGGAGATGGTCTAACAAAGGAAATTCAGGAGCAGAAAAGAATTTGTCCGTTAATAATATTTTGGTAACAGCTTCAGAAGACGAATTATTCGATACGGAATTCTACATTTCTAAAATTCCTTCAGAAGCTAAAGAAATCGACAGTCTTTCTAAAGATAGAAACTATGCTTATTACCAGTTAGGGCTGATTTACAAAGAGAAATTCAAAGAATATGAATTAGCAAAAAGTAAATTTCAAAACTTACTTAAGAGCAATCCTGAAGAGCGATTAATACTGCCTACCAAATATAATTTGTATAAAATTTATGAACTTTTAGGTGAAAATTCAGAAGCCGCTATTACAAAAACAGATATTGTTTCAAACTATCCCGAATCTAGATATGCTATTATTTTAACTAATCCGGATTCAGCATCGGAAAAAGACGAAAACAGTCCAGAAAGTTTATATGAAACACTGTATCAACAATACGAAAGCCATGCTTATGCTGATGTTATCTCTAAAAGCGAAGAATACATCTATATGTTTGACGGCGAGCCTATTGTACCGAAATTAGAACTTTTAAAAGCAACTGCATTAGGACGATTGTATGGTTTAGAGGCTTATAGAAAAGCCATTAATCACGTAGCTATTACCTATGCTAATACGTTAGAAGGTAAACAAGCACAAAATATTGAAGCGAATGTATTACCCAAATTAGCAAGTTCAGAATTTATTCAAGAAAATGATAGTATCACCAATAATTATAAAGTGGTTTTTACATTTGAAAACCCTAAAACAGGCCAAGTTGCTGATTTTCAAAAAACATTAAATGAGGTATTAAAAAAGATAAGATATTATACATTAAAATCTTCCATTGATGTGTATAATGCCAATACAACATTTGTAATAGTACATGGTTTGAAAAATGGACAAGTCGCTAAAACTTTCAACCAATTATATACTAAAGAAGATCAGAAAAAAATTAAAAAATCCTATTTTGCAATAACATCTGCAAATTATCAAATCATTCAAATCCATAAAAACTTGGATGCCTATTTAAATACAGGTATAACTCTAAATAAATAG
- a CDS encoding F0F1 ATP synthase subunit B has product MEKLIEQFSLGLFFWQLLLFVGLVLLLKKFAWKPILDAVEKREDGIKGALESAEKAKLEMQNLQADNQKLLKEARAEREEMLKEARDIKNKMIEDAKGEAQIQANTMIAQATAAIESEKKAAMAELKSQVASLSLEIAEKVVRQELSNKDKQEQLIESMLSEAKLN; this is encoded by the coding sequence ATGGAAAAATTAATTGAACAGTTTTCATTAGGATTATTCTTCTGGCAATTATTGTTATTTGTTGGATTAGTACTTTTGTTAAAAAAGTTTGCTTGGAAACCAATTCTTGATGCGGTAGAGAAAAGAGAAGATGGTATTAAAGGGGCATTAGAATCTGCTGAAAAAGCAAAATTAGAAATGCAAAATCTTCAAGCAGATAACCAAAAGTTATTAAAAGAAGCTAGAGCAGAGCGCGAAGAGATGTTAAAAGAAGCAAGGGATATCAAAAACAAAATGATTGAAGATGCTAAAGGAGAAGCGCAAATACAAGCAAATACAATGATAGCTCAAGCAACAGCTGCTATTGAAAGCGAAAAGAAAGCAGCCATGGCTGAACTTAAAAGCCAAGTGGCTAGTTTATCTTTAGAAATAGCTGAAAAAGTAGTGCGTCAAGAATTATCTAACAAAGACAAGCAAGAACAATTGATTGAATCAATGTTAAGTGAAGCTAAATTAAACTAA
- the atpB gene encoding F0F1 ATP synthase subunit A, with the protein MQNIMSLKTICLLFLLVTSLSFAQDDQEKMHLQEIAPEVEGKQGLKEEIKEYINHHLLDSHGFGLYSYVNDEGEQKHIGFPLPVILWDNGLQVFSSSKLHHGESVAEVNGNYYKLYHGKIYKTDAEGTIHYDDHHHATNVKPLDFSITKNVFTIFLVGLLIFFMFGRMAKSYKKNALPKGMGRLLEPIVLYIRDDIAIPNIGKKHYKRYMSFLLTVFFFIWIINLLGLTPLGVNVTNNIAVTFALALLTYLITTFTANKNYWGHIFWMPGVPWPMKIILAPIELLGTFIKPFSLLIRLYANITAGHIVLMSIIGLMFIFKNWLGSSLSFGLAFVLALLELLVAALQAYIFTMLSALYFGSAVEEHHHGDEHH; encoded by the coding sequence ATGCAAAATATAATGTCATTAAAAACTATCTGTTTATTATTTCTCTTGGTAACAAGCCTTTCTTTTGCTCAAGATGATCAAGAAAAGATGCATCTGCAAGAAATAGCTCCTGAAGTAGAAGGTAAACAAGGTTTAAAGGAAGAAATAAAAGAATATATTAATCATCACTTACTTGATTCTCATGGTTTTGGTTTATACTCTTATGTAAACGACGAAGGAGAACAAAAACATATTGGATTTCCACTTCCAGTAATTTTATGGGATAATGGGTTACAAGTGTTTTCTTCATCTAAATTACATCACGGTGAGTCTGTAGCTGAGGTTAATGGAAATTACTATAAATTATATCACGGAAAAATTTATAAAACAGATGCTGAAGGTACGATTCATTACGACGATCATCATCATGCGACAAACGTTAAACCTTTAGATTTTTCAATTACTAAAAATGTATTCACCATATTTTTAGTAGGTTTATTAATATTCTTCATGTTTGGAAGAATGGCTAAATCTTATAAGAAAAATGCTTTACCAAAGGGTATGGGGCGTTTGTTAGAACCTATTGTTTTATATATCCGCGATGATATTGCCATTCCAAACATTGGAAAAAAACACTACAAACGTTACATGAGTTTTTTATTAACGGTGTTTTTCTTTATCTGGATTATCAATTTACTAGGGTTAACGCCACTTGGTGTTAACGTAACAAACAATATTGCTGTAACTTTTGCATTAGCATTATTAACTTATTTGATAACAACTTTTACAGCTAATAAAAATTATTGGGGACATATTTTTTGGATGCCTGGTGTGCCATGGCCCATGAAAATTATTTTAGCTCCGATAGAATTACTAGGTACTTTTATTAAGCCATTCTCTTTATTAATTCGTTTGTATGCAAATATTACTGCAGGACATATAGTATTAATGAGTATTATTGGTTTAATGTTTATCTTTAAAAATTGGTTAGGAAGTTCATTATCATTTGGTTTAGCATTCGTGCTGGCATTGTTAGAACTTTTAGTGGCAGCTTTACAAGCGTATATTTTCACAATGTTATCGGCATTGTATTTTGGTTCGGCAGTGGAAGAGCATCACCATGGGGACGAGCATCATTAA
- a CDS encoding ferredoxin--NADP reductase yields MSSFHKLSIKNIKKEANKAISIAFNVPENLKEIFTFKAGQYITLKATLNDNEVRRDYSICASPKSGELQVAVKEVKDGTFSAYANNDLNVGDIIEVAPPKGRFIFEPNDSKTKNIAAFAAGSGITPILSIIKCALEEEVHSKVILVYGNKSTEDTMFINELLELQQAYKDRFSIQFVFSKQDKDDSIFGRIEKSTVNYVMLNKHKHVEVDAFYLCGPEAMIHTVKDVLTDNGIDADRIHFELFKAAKPVEIEEKAAPSGKTTVTVTVDDETTTFEMSQKQTVLEAALDEDIDAPYSCQGGICSSCLARLKEGEIIMRQNNILTEKEVAEGLILTCQAHPTTPSIVVDYDDV; encoded by the coding sequence ATGTCATCATTTCACAAACTATCGATTAAAAATATAAAAAAAGAAGCCAATAAAGCCATTAGTATAGCTTTTAATGTGCCTGAAAATTTAAAAGAAATTTTTACTTTTAAAGCAGGACAATACATTACCTTAAAAGCAACTCTTAATGATAATGAGGTACGACGCGATTATTCTATTTGCGCATCACCAAAAAGCGGGGAGCTTCAAGTGGCGGTAAAAGAGGTTAAAGACGGCACTTTTTCTGCTTATGCAAATAATGATTTAAACGTTGGCGATATCATAGAAGTGGCGCCTCCAAAAGGACGTTTTATTTTTGAACCTAACGATTCCAAAACAAAAAACATAGCTGCTTTTGCTGCTGGAAGTGGTATCACACCTATTTTAAGCATTATAAAATGTGCTTTAGAAGAAGAAGTTCATAGTAAGGTTATTTTGGTTTACGGAAACAAGTCTACCGAAGACACTATGTTTATAAACGAACTTTTAGAGCTTCAACAAGCATATAAAGATCGATTTTCTATTCAGTTTGTATTTAGTAAACAAGATAAAGACGATTCCATTTTCGGTCGCATTGAAAAAAGCACGGTTAACTATGTGATGTTAAACAAGCATAAGCATGTTGAAGTTGATGCTTTCTACCTTTGTGGACCCGAAGCTATGATTCACACTGTAAAAGACGTATTAACCGATAATGGTATTGATGCAGACCGTATTCACTTTGAACTTTTCAAAGCAGCAAAACCTGTTGAAATTGAAGAAAAGGCAGCTCCTTCTGGAAAAACAACGGTAACTGTTACTGTAGATGATGAAACAACTACTTTTGAAATGTCTCAAAAACAAACCGTTCTTGAAGCAGCTTTGGATGAAGATATTGATGCCCCTTATTCATGTCAAGGAGGTATTTGTAGTAGTTGTTTAGCACGTTTAAAAGAAGGTGAAATAATCATGCGACAAAACAATATTTTAACTGAAAAAGAAGTAGCAGAAGGCTTAATACTTACGTGCCAAGCACACCCAACAACACCAAGCATAGTGGTAGATTATGATGATGTTTAG
- a CDS encoding polymer-forming cytoskeletal protein yields MFSENKKEKQSKSIEGLSSQNIISQGTKIIGDFTSEGDFRIDGSLEGNIKTSGKVVVGKSGLIKGTLQGTDAYFEGKFSGKLTLSGTLTLKASAHIEGEVVVGKLAVEPGATFNVTCNMKGTVKEMNKGGQQEGKGSEKTA; encoded by the coding sequence ATGTTTTCAGAGAACAAAAAAGAAAAACAGTCTAAGTCTATCGAAGGCTTATCAAGTCAGAACATCATTTCACAAGGCACTAAAATAATTGGTGATTTTACAAGTGAAGGCGATTTTAGAATAGATGGCTCCTTAGAGGGTAATATAAAAACTTCTGGTAAAGTGGTCGTTGGAAAATCAGGTTTAATAAAAGGAACCTTGCAAGGTACAGACGCCTATTTTGAAGGTAAATTTTCTGGTAAGTTAACATTATCAGGTACATTAACGTTAAAAGCATCAGCACATATTGAAGGTGAGGTGGTTGTGGGAAAACTTGCGGTGGAGCCAGGTGCTACATTTAATGTGACTTGTAACATGAAGGGAACGGTAAAAGAAATGAATAAAGGTGGACAACAAGAAGGAAAAGGATCCGAAAAAACAGCTTAA
- a CDS encoding ABC transporter ATP-binding protein yields MIVTSNLSKKYSGNLVLNIEFLEIPKGQSFGLVGNNGAGKTTYFSLLLDLIQPTSGFIKTNEIQVNESEDWKPFTSAFIDESFLIGYLTAEEYFYFIGELRNQNKADVDKLVAQFEDFFHGEILNQKKYLRDLSKGNQKKVGIVAALIGNPEVIILDEPFANLDPTTQIRLKSIIKDLAEKQGVTVLVSSHDLMHVTDVCERIVVLEKGEVVKDLATNAATLKELEAHFSGTEMV; encoded by the coding sequence ATGATAGTAACTTCAAACTTATCAAAAAAATATAGTGGCAATTTAGTTTTGAATATAGAATTTTTAGAAATTCCAAAAGGACAAAGTTTTGGATTGGTTGGTAATAATGGAGCTGGTAAAACCACTTATTTTAGTTTGCTTTTAGATTTAATTCAACCTACATCAGGGTTTATTAAAACAAATGAGATACAAGTTAATGAAAGTGAAGATTGGAAGCCTTTTACTTCTGCTTTTATAGATGAAAGTTTTTTAATAGGTTATTTAACTGCGGAAGAATACTTTTATTTTATTGGAGAATTGCGCAACCAAAATAAGGCTGACGTAGATAAGTTAGTAGCGCAGTTTGAAGATTTTTTTCATGGCGAAATACTAAATCAAAAAAAATATTTGCGTGATTTAAGCAAAGGAAACCAAAAGAAAGTTGGTATTGTTGCTGCTTTAATTGGAAATCCCGAGGTTATTATTCTTGACGAACCCTTTGCAAATCTAGATCCTACAACACAAATTCGTCTTAAAAGTATCATTAAAGATTTGGCCGAAAAGCAAGGAGTAACTGTTTTGGTTTCTAGTCATGATTTAATGCACGTCACCGATGTTTGTGAGCGTATTGTTGTGCTTGAAAAAGGAGAAGTTGTAAAAGATTTAGCAACCAATGCCGCTACATTAAAGGAATTGGAAGCACATTTTTCTGGAACGGAAATGGTTTAG
- the atpE gene encoding ATP synthase F0 subunit C, protein MEIPTIVGAGLIVIGAGIGIGRIGGQAMEAIARQPEASGKIQTAMLIAAALIEGIGFAALFAA, encoded by the coding sequence ATGGAAATCCCAACAATTGTAGGAGCTGGATTAATTGTTATCGGTGCTGGTATTGGTATTGGTAGAATTGGTGGACAAGCAATGGAAGCTATTGCTCGTCAACCAGAAGCCTCAGGAAAAATCCAAACTGCTATGCTTATTGCAGCTGCCCTTATTGAAGGTATTGGATTTGCTGCTTTATTTGCAGCTTAA
- a CDS encoding PadR family transcriptional regulator, whose protein sequence is MINSNLYKGSLTTIILKLLNENDKMYGYEITRKVKELTKGDLIITEGALYPSLHKLEADGLLDVEMVKIGKRSRKYYKLTEAGTKETVNKLAELESYIRNMRALVNPKFRLE, encoded by the coding sequence ATGATCAACTCAAATTTGTATAAAGGAAGTTTAACAACTATCATTTTGAAGCTTTTGAATGAAAACGATAAAATGTATGGTTATGAGATTACCCGAAAAGTAAAAGAGCTCACAAAAGGGGATCTTATTATCACAGAAGGTGCTTTATACCCTTCTTTACATAAATTAGAAGCCGATGGGTTGCTAGATGTAGAAATGGTTAAAATAGGTAAAAGATCACGAAAATATTATAAATTAACGGAGGCAGGTACTAAAGAAACTGTAAATAAATTAGCTGAATTGGAAAGCTATATTAGAAATATGAGAGCTTTGGTAAACCCCAAATTCCGTTTGGAATAA
- the atpH gene encoding ATP synthase F1 subunit delta has product MAGARAAIRYAKAVLSLASDRKTDDVVNNDMKLIVNTIAQSKDLNDALQSPVLSASIKKTVLLEVFKKTDKTTLSLIDTLVTNNRIDILADVAIKYNQLFDQSKGIEVATVTTAIALTDALKQKVLAKAKELTGKDIEVQSIIDESILGGFILRVGDIQYNASIANQLSKLKREFTLN; this is encoded by the coding sequence ATGGCAGGAGCAAGAGCAGCAATACGTTACGCAAAAGCCGTATTAAGTTTAGCATCGGATAGAAAAACGGACGATGTTGTAAACAACGACATGAAGTTGATTGTTAATACCATTGCACAAAGTAAAGACTTAAACGATGCACTTCAAAGCCCTGTACTTAGTGCTTCAATTAAAAAAACTGTTTTATTAGAAGTTTTTAAAAAAACAGATAAAACAACTTTGAGTTTAATTGACACCTTAGTTACAAACAATCGCATTGATATTTTAGCTGATGTTGCTATTAAATACAACCAGTTATTCGATCAATCTAAAGGAATAGAAGTTGCAACGGTAACAACAGCCATAGCTTTAACGGATGCTTTAAAACAAAAAGTTTTAGCAAAAGCAAAAGAGCTTACAGGAAAAGATATTGAAGTACAAAGCATCATAGATGAAAGCATTTTAGGAGGCTTTATTTTAAGAGTTGGAGATATCCAATATAATGCAAGTATTGCAAACCAATTAAGTAAATTAAAAAGAGAATTCACATTAAATTAA
- a CDS encoding DUF2059 domain-containing protein, giving the protein MKKLLLACTFLIVTAIQAQETSEFRTETIEFIKLTGAGAAFDGAISQIGFKVSEANKEAYTKEATVTLEGLYDKIADLYMAEFTQDEIKELIAFYHTDLGKKLATKQLGLTQKAMTFGQSWGMEVSQIAQKYNE; this is encoded by the coding sequence ATGAAAAAATTACTATTAGCATGCACGTTTTTAATAGTCACAGCAATTCAAGCCCAAGAAACATCTGAATTTAGAACAGAAACGATTGAATTTATAAAATTAACAGGTGCTGGTGCCGCGTTTGATGGAGCTATTTCTCAAATAGGTTTTAAAGTTTCTGAGGCTAATAAAGAAGCATACACTAAGGAGGCAACCGTGACACTAGAAGGACTATATGATAAAATTGCCGATTTGTATATGGCTGAATTTACCCAAGATGAAATAAAGGAATTAATAGCGTTCTATCATACCGATTTAGGAAAAAAATTAGCGACGAAGCAATTGGGTTTAACACAAAAAGCGATGACGTTTGGACAGTCTTGGGGTATGGAGGTAAGTCAAATAGCTCAAAAATATAATGAGTAG